A segment of the Phaenicophaeus curvirostris isolate KB17595 chromosome 20, BPBGC_Pcur_1.0, whole genome shotgun sequence genome:
CCAGTCTGCCACCAGCAAAGTCCTTTTCTCTTGAGGCATTAATTCTTCATCTTAAATGTTTACATTCTAGGAGTCTGTGCTGGAGGAAAAGGCATTTATTTCAAACCCAGAGACAGATCCTAAAGACAATGAAGATATCAATTCATGTGACAGCAGGTTCACAGGGAAAGGCTTGGAGATGCTTTCTACTTTGTGTAACTTATGCCTGAGCCACGCAGAAAATACTCCTCAAGGAACTGGTAAATCATATTTAATGCTATTATGTCCAATATGTTTCAACCACTTCAATCAAACTTTAATCCAGACAAAAAGAGAGACAATCATCTCATTTATTACACAAGTGTCTTGCTCACTGTACCCAATGTATAAATCACTGTGAGGCAAGATAGTGGAGATCTCTCAAAGGTTTATGAGACATGATTATGCTGCTTCATCATAGCTTATTCTGATTGCGTCAACAAcaatttactttcttttgaggcatttttttaaataatctaaggatttttttttaaaagaacatagaTCAGTGGAAGATGGACTTCAACAGGATATGCTagagttatttttgtttccaggtTTTATCCTCAGTTCATATTTCTTGCTGCCTTACAGAGTTCCTCATCTTTACTTGATATGtctacattttttcctttagtatATTAAAATAGTCCTAATTTTGACTGCGTATTTAACACCACTGTCTTCTAAATGCAATCTTCAGCAGAGGATTACTGGATTTGAATCCTAAGTTACCTGTCAGCAACCTGttctataaaataatttctgagatCTGATTtccttaacattttcttttaaatgttccAGTTAAAGAAGGGGAAGTGCCTGTCCCTTACAAGACACATCAGGTGGATGATAGTTGGTGTTTGAAGCAATTGGACCGTATTTCTCATGAAGCTTCTGAAGAgctaaatttaaaaacattttctgagggATTAGCTTCCACTGAATTATCACCCAAATCAAACAACTTCTCTCCGAGATGCAGAAGCACCACATCAGATTCTTTGCTCCCAGAATTTCAGAAGGTATCTGCACTTTGGATTGACATCTCGGAAAGCTCCATTTCAGACTCTGTAttacagctgaaaaatgaaGAGGACACAGATGTCAGTATCCCAGAAGAGTTTGTCTGTGACAATGGTGATGCACCTCGTGATGTTTCAAAAGAGACGTTAATAGCCATAGGTACTGGGAAGGAAATGTTACCTAGTGGCAAACCCAATGAACATGAAGTGTCCAAAGATGACAGCAGTGAGACTTCACCACTCTCCCAGAAATGCCCTGGAGCCGTTTCAGACCACAGCTGCACtgataatttcctttctttcattccATCAGACAAAGCAAATGCCTTCAAAATGAAGTCAGCAGATTACTCCCAATCTGATAGCCCTGCAAAGCGAAGGGATGAGCCACATCTGGATGCCTCAGGAAACTACAGTAGAAACAAAACCTGTTCAGAGGACATCACAAAGCAGGGTGGAGTTGCCAGCTCTTCATGCAGTGATGATATTTACTCCCTTAAGAACTATGAACAGCAGAACCTTAGTTCTACAACTAGCAGAGTGGAAAAGGATGATAGAGTAAACAGTTTATTTGTGGATCAAAATACAAACATAATGGGGTTTCCACTGACAGGTTCTTTGAAACACCTAGATTTGGCTACTGACCAGCTTAGGAACACTGTCTCTTTTCCAGCTAGCAAAGAGACTACAGAGAACAAGTTATTAGCatgtttcttttcaggaaaCTTGCCAATTTCAGGAGGCAAAAATCATCACGCACAGCTTTTGAATGAGAGACTTGCATCTAGCATACCTGTGCCAGGAATTTCTGAGGCCATCCATACAGAACCAAATTCACTTGACTCCTTGCAAAGGGTGGCCACAGGAAATCAAAGTAACTCCCCAACTGAAAGGCAAGCcatggaggaagaaaggagggaacAGTTTTCTTCTGTCCCCTCAAAAAAGCAATTGTTTCAAGCTGAGAATGGCACTTCCAGAGGTGAAGATGATACACTTATTAGTGATGAGGGTCTCCCTCCAGCTGATGAGGACACTTTGTTAGAAATACTGTCTCCTGTTGATGAAGTGTTGTCCTATGGAAGTGCTGACTTGCCATCCTCTAATAAAAAGGATTTGTCATTTCCAAGTGAAgatcttcctcctccccctttagGTGCGGATGCAATGAAAAATGATGATTCTACCTTCAGTACAGATGATTTCCCATCTCCACCAGAACAAATGATAGTCTCGGAGACCAGACAGCATATGGATGAAGATACATCACTGAAAATGGATGTGTTACCCCCATTACTTCATGGCAATGTGCCTGAAGGTTTTCCCCTGCTCAATCGAGAGACAACTGATACTTTTTCAACTCTAGACAGCAGTTGTTCAGAACAGTCTTTAGTTAAAGGTATTCCCAGTGCAAAGGAAGGCTTATTAGAATACCAACAAGGAGAACATGAGACACCTTTGCAGCATTTGGAGTCTCTGCCTGTGTTAAGTCCTATTTCTCCCAGTCAGGCCAGTAAAAGTCCTGACTTCACAGTGGAACATTGCAAACCAAGCCTAACACTGCCCAAAGCTGAGGAGGACAGTGATGACCCATTACTGTCATTCAAAATTGGGGACAGAGTGTTGGTAAAGCAGACCCAGCCAGGAACCCTAATGTTCAAAGGACAAACTTGCTTTGATAGTGGCCATTGGGCTGGTGTTGCACTTGACAAAGCTGAAGGTGATCATGCTGGAACATACAAAGGGGTGAAGTATTTTGAGTGTGCTCAGCACTGTGGTATCTTTGTCAGACCTGATGAGATTTCCCACCTGTTGGAGGCCAATGAAAATGGTTCCATTTACACTGGGGATGAAGACTCTGACACCTATGATGATGAATCCTTCAAAGGAGACTGCAAATATTCTGAATATGATAATCAGGGAGGAGGCCTTccagagcagaaagcagaagacCCTAAGAGCACAGGAGGAtcagaagtgaaagaaaaccagTCTAGGCTACATGTTGCCTTGCTgtctggaaaaggggaaaaacatcCACGTTCTGACCAGTATAAATGTAATGAATTCCTTTGTCGAAATAACTTCAGGTGTTTGGAAtcagataaaggaaaaacagagctgACACAACTAGAACAAAGGATGCTTGCAGATGTGCTTCCAGTGAAAAATGAGACCGGGAACACAGGCGAGATAAAcacaagcaaaaatatttgttgtttgGTAGGggatcagaaaagaaataaacttgCTGATGATATTGCAAATGAAATTGGTAAAAACCTTCCATTTGAGACTTTAACTGCgttttctgcagcagctcaacacaaatataaaaatgcctttgaaaaagACACGATGAATTATGGCAAAGGCCTAAGACAAGACAACaatcagaaaatgtttctcctcAAAGAAAATCCAATTGCTTTGTTATTCGAACAATCAGCAAAGATTTCTGATGTTTTACTGAGCAATTCCAATATCCTTAGCATTCACGGTTGTCACACGGCAGCAGAAAGAATTGTTACTAAATTTGTAGATGATACAGTTAAAGAATACatgaagattaaaagaaaacatggatCAAAACCAGACAAGATATTTCATTCATCTTCAGAGACCTCTCCTGCCACTTTGCCAGTAAGTCCAGACAGAAAGTTTTTGTTTACTTAAGTGTTAGACCTGAAATTAGGTCTATCTAAGAAGATGGTTTTAAGTGTAACCTTAATCTGTTGCTAATAATCACAATACCCCTAAAAATTATGGAAAAACATGGAGTATGTCacctggcttttctttttctctctactAAAGTTCCTTATAAAAATCCTCGATGCTGGCATTTTTGGGAGCTCTGAAGACTTCGAGCAGCCTATTTCTGACCAACACATGCTGGTGAAACAACAAACTCCAAAGCAGTACTTGTACAAATTGGATCAGTGGCACTCGGCTCCTTGGAAGAAAACTGTAGAAGTCCCCCTTGTGATACCACACTGCAGTTCATATGTTAAGAAACTGTCTGCGTGTGTTGTGGAACAACTGTGGACCCCAGCAAATATATATTCCAATTTCAAAAGAATCAGCGTGCCAAAGCACCTTGAATGTAACAATCTCCTGGGGAACGATTTGGAGACAGAAAGCAAGAGGATGTATGACCAGGTATTTTCAAAGTACTAACTGTTATTGAACTTTTCTAGTGTTCTGTAGGCTGACTCATATTTGCTAGTGCGTGATATTATTCTTGCTGCTAACACTAAATATAGCGAAAAGAACACTGAAAGAGGTATTGCAAAATATTCCTTCTGGTGATCTACTGAAAAATAATCCTACTAGAATAGATGTCCTTGCTGTGATACCAGCCTTCTGCTGAGCTCTTCAGTCCTAAGATCCTGGACATCAAGTCTGGTGTGGGGTTTGGGTCTGTTCAGAAAAATCCAAGCTTCTTGGAAAGCTGCAGTCTAAAGAGTCCAAGCCTCCTCCTACCTTCGTAGTCCTGCTGAGTTGGGAGAGATCTTTGTGTTCCTCACCATCCTGAAACTACTGAGTTTTGTGGACCTCTGTCTACGCAAGGGGGTTAAAGGCTCCCATCAGAGCTTCATTTATAAGCCATCCATAATTAGTGAGGTTTCATATAGTGCTGTCCATTACCTTCTGCAGGATAAGTTTGTGTGCTCTTCAGGTGATGGTCGTTGTGACACATCAGCTATAGGAACACCAGTGATGCAGGTGATATTTTACACTGAGATGCAAATCTTTACTGCCACCAGCCTAAAATCCTTCAAAAGTACTATGGAAAATTTTCAAAGGGTATCAGTGAGAGATTCACGTTAGGCTGATActgtgttgttgttgttacAGGTTATATTCGATTTGACCCATGAGTTGCTACGTGCAGAGTATCGGGCAAATGCAAATACATTTCCATGGATGAAAGAAAACTTGGGATCTTACTGTTCCAGGCATCTTTGCAGAGGAACGGATGTCAGTGAGGTCAAGGTATGTTCAGGAAAGGGAAAGTATACAATAATAGGGGTCTGAAGAGAACGAATATTGCAAcagcaaaaagacaaaaaatgtgaaatttggGAGGATTATGGCAGTGTAACCAAGGTGATTAGAGAATAACACAGCATTGCTCTGAAATGCTTGAATAAATATAGACTGAGCTAACTAgtccaaatattttaaatgtatggAGCTCTGTAGAGGAATGGAAATTGGTCTGCTAACTCTCCCTGACTACCTTGCCTGTAATGTTATGTTTAAAATCTGTTGGCTGGCCAGTATTGATCAGATGGTTCTAGATCAGTTCCTACAGTGTGGGACGTGTCTAGGTTTAAAACTGGATCTTCGCACTGGCACTCATCGCTCATTTGCAGCCTTGACAGTGACAGGATCCCTATGAGAACAATTCCtttcagccatttttttttttattttgtagaagTTTGTTCAGGGTGAAATTACTAAAACAATGAACCTGGAAAAGAATGActtagaaatgaaaagaaaattccttAATATGACCAAGTATGGAAACTACAAGAGAGACCGAGTGGACCTTGTTCTGGTAAGCAGACTTCCAAGTGAAGATTTGTTCACTTTCCAAGGTTTAAACTAGAAATTCTCATGCTTTTGCAAGAATCCTGTTTACATAACTTCAGAACTTCAAgttcttgccttccttttcagGACACTTGCAATAATACCCCGGTATTTCCTGTTCTTAAATGGTTTAAATTAAATCAATTAAATCAGCAATGCATAAATAAAGTTGTCTATTAGCTACAGCATCTTACTGCCTTTCAGAACTGATCCTGCTCTTATTCTTGAAGTAAGAATTCATATCCATGTTGTATTTTAGATTCAAGAGCTCCGCAAAGAAGAATCTCGGTGGACATGCTATGATGATGATGAATTAACTGTGAAGATGAGAATGACTGAAGATATATTTGATAGTTTGATCCATGATACAATTGGAATTCTTAATAAGATTTATCTGAGAAAAGCCCATGATTAAAAGTTttccctagaaggccctaatgaaggaattttaatattttgatttctattttttttagtaGAGAAATGCACCATTTAAGAATTTTAACTCTGAACTTGTACCAAATAGCAGGGTGGCCTTGGCCTTATTTGTATGTTCAAGTTTACACTGAAAGGATGCAAGCAGAGACTTAAACAGATAGAATATTTTGTGcaaatttttctctgtgtgttttatgCTTTGGTAATGCTCATTAAGATCAATCTTCTTAGACTGATGCTGCACAGAATCTAAAGGGTGGAAATTTTATTCTTGTCTGGTTTTAGTCAAAATAGCACTTTATTTgcttacacattttaaaagcacaatATGTTTCAAAATTCCATATAAGTCTATTCAAATAGGTTTCAAAACCAATTTATGTGTAAATTATCCTATTCTTTGCTACGATGTTCAGGTTGAGAATGATGACCTGTGAATCCTGCTTTGAACATAATGCTCACAAAATCATAGGCGACTGTTTTGAAACGTAAACGTGCAGGTGGAATTAAATCTCCTAGAAACTGAATTGCGCTGTGAACCTCTGTAGTTTGGAATAAATTGCTTTAATTGGAACAAGTCTGAAACTTCCCCCACTGGGTTCAGTGGTTATAAAGGTAACTGTGCACCTTTTTTTAATACGCCATGGAACTGTTTAAAAGTAGCCTGGAGATGGCTTCAGAGATGTGGTGCATGGAATGATCTTGCCTTGGCAGCTTCTAGAGCCAGACATGCAGTTTTAATCTCTGCAGCTTCATGTAAATGAAACAAATACTAATGTAATGCACTTTAAATGGGACACTCTTCTATCGGTACCCCCAGCTTCTGAAAATTGAATGTGTATGTGATTAGGTTATTTATTATGCAGTCCACATGAGCCCTCTGAATTCTTACATCTAAACATAGGGTGCTAAGGATATATTTTAACTGGCAAAAGTATAATAATGCTATTATTTTGTACTTTAACAAGGAAATATAAACATTTCCAAGCATGCTAATTGTTCACTGTGTAAACTGCTGTGGTCTCACCTAGTTTGCATTAAGAGAAGACCAATGataaatttttctttgattgtttatttttttttaaataaacactatatgcaaatatttcttaCTGGAATTCAGAAACTGTTTATTATTGAATAATTGAATGTAAATAGATATGACTTACTCAAATGTCATTCATTCAGGGtgtctttcaaataaaatgaaaagcaggacAATTAAATTCAAACTATATGTAAACTTGCATTTAAAATCACAATATTTGCAGCCTGCTTGTGGTGGggcaaaacagaaatacattttatgtctctgtttttaaatactgaTGGCTTTACTGTTTTCATACTGAATTGTTCATTTTCtgattaaacaaaataaatcctctGTATCAGTTATATTTTTACTGCAATCGTAATTGATTTCGGATCACATTGTATACACTGCTGTTCCCATTAGTGAATGGGAGTGGCTTTGTTGTTTTGCAGACGGCTCCTGGGGACAATAAAAGCCCTGTCCTGCTAGTTGCCatatgaacagaaataaaaaggcaacTTCTGCCCCAAGCGCATTAACTGTTGCTCTTATCCTGTAAACTATATTCATGTCCCTAGTGGTATATTTTCTTAAGCCTCTGACTTTTACCCTCATTGTTTAATTAATCCAGATAAGTTATTTGTTCTAAGAATAACCTTTTGTTGCTGTAAGTTTATAGCAGAATTTAGCTTGAtcgtttgttggttttttttttcctcctggatTTATAGACAAAGTCTTGGATACGATGACAAATCCATATATTGAAGCAGTACAGTTTTTCAGTTTATTGTCAATAtgtttttgcagcagcagcaggatccTTGTTGTGTTTGGAAtgaaagctattaaaaatatcAATTATATATATGGATGACTAGATGAAGGactcattttatttcagactggtGCCTTCTGTTATGCTCTGTGTTACATGGGAGGAAGATAACCATTATATTTGCAATTAGGTTTGTGAGTGAAGCCTGAAGCCTTGCAAGGTGCTGTATACAGAAGGACAGAGCTATAAAGTAACTACTGCTGATGAGAATAAAAGGTGTATACGTAGAACATGTCAGACATATTTAATATccccaaccattctgtgttCAAAACCTTAGATTCTGGCACCCAGATATATTGACCTGTTCTGTCAGTGGGAAGACTTCAACATCAAGATTACTCTCCTTCAAGGTCTAATATTTTGTTTGCCTTGGTTTTGATCAATATTAACCTCCTGGGTCAATAAATCTTGATACTAGCCTCAGGAGGAGTCATTATCTTTCATAGAAAATGATTATTTCTCAGTTAAACcctacatttaattttcttgtaatccatctctttcatctttgtATACTTAACAATTCTTCTGAATAAAATGCACTCTAAAATATCTCAGGCactgcagatttttaaaatcctaATTAGTAGCTGCCACaagatttttcagttctttgaaGCGGTTGGACTCTGTTATTGTAATAATCTAATTTTGTAGCTCATAGTACCCAGGGAAAATAGAGACAGAAACCCATCACCTGGGGTGTGATACAAGCAACCACGTAACTTACAGCTGTGGGTATCGGTGCAAAAGATGTGTGACTGACAAACTTCAGGTATTACGGGTCAAAAAAAAGATCAGGAAAAGGCAAAGCTGGCACAATCTGGGACTCTCTTCTCAGAGGAGAGGATTTTGCTGCATATGGGATCCTCACCCTTGTCCTGCCAGTGGATCACTGGCCAGAAACAACGACAAACAAGTTCTATCTACCCTCTGCATTTACACTGCTGGGCATGAAGTGAGAATTTGGACCCATTTGTTTCCTACTTGCTCTTTAAGGattaaaagaagcatttgtGAGGAACAGAAGCAAGAATTACCTTTCTGGGGACATCAGTCTTTCATCATCTGAGTTTTCAACTCTGAAGTTGTCCTCCAGGGATGTTTTTCTCCATTGGCTTTCTGCCTCTGTTAATGTAATGAAAATTCTTGAGCCTGTATTTACAAATCAAAGGAGACTCACCCTGTGGCTACGGCTATGAAAGGTGCTAAAATCCATCACTAGTGCACAGTCACTCTGAATCTATTGAAAGGTCAGGGTTTCTAACACCTTCTTGTGAGCTCTTTGTATCTGgggtgtagtgataggatgagagggaatggatATCAGCTGAGATGGGGCtgactggatggggcttggagcaacctgatccagcaggaggtgtccctgccagtggcaggggattggaactggatgggctcttccaacccaaaccattctaggattcttgCCCTCAAGCAAATCAACATTCCCACTCAATTTGGTGTTGTCTGGAAGGGGCACTTGATCTCCTTATCCAGATCAAActcctgttcctgcagcagATTGACCCTCAAAATCACCCACCAATCTATTGTTTTAACCTCTTTACTTTTTCCCTTAGTCCCTGTGAGGGAAATGGGGCTCTGAAAACAGTGGCAAAGGATTTATTTACTCTGTTAGGGACTGGTAACACTTGGGCAatggagggggaagaaagggcACCCCCCATCCAGGGCAGGGGGGGACAACATGGGgtgaggggctgtggggtgcagggagccACTCTACCTTGCTCTCTTTGGAGACAAATATCATCAGTGATATTGacgagatcaagtgcaccctcagcaagtttgcagttgccacaccggaaagAATGGGACGTTATCCAGacggacctggacaggctggagaagtggagttgggtgaacctcatgaggttcaacacggccaagtgcaaagtcctacacctggatcggggcaatccccgatttcagcacaggatgggggacgatgtgattgagagcggccctgcagagaaggacttgcggggggctggtggatgagaagctcgataAGAGCCAGcgatgtgtgctcgcagcccagaaggccaaccatgccctgggctgcatccaaagcagcgtgggcagcagggagggaggggattctgcccctctgttcctctcttgtgacacCCCACCTGGAGTAGCGTGTCCATTTCTGGCatcctcaccataagaaggagatggagctgttggaacgggtccagaggaggctacaaggatgatctaagggctggagaacctcccgtacgaggacaggctgagagagctgggcttgttcagcctggagaagagaaggctccgagatcttagagcagcttccagtgcctggaggggctacaagaaagctggggagggactgtttacaaaggcttgtggggataggatgagggggaacgggtataaactggagaggggcagagttagagtagacacaaggaggaatttcttcacgacgAGGGCGGGGAGGCTCTGGCAGAGGTTccccagagaagccgtggctgccccacccctggaggagCTCCCGGCCAGGCGggacggggctttgagccctgatccagtgggacgtgtccctgctcgtggcagggggtgggactggacgggctttgagctcccttccaacccacgcCCCGCCGTgtctgtgtcccccccaccagccccggccccgcagGAGGAGCCGCCCCCCCCCTGCCCCGCCCCGctcccaagatggcggcgcgcGGGCGGCGGGCTCTGCCGGCCCTGCtggcggtggcggcggcgctgggggcggcggcggctcggCTGTACCGGGCCGGCTCGGACCCGCTGGCCGTGCTGGCGGCCGGCTCGGTGCGGCAGGCGCTGCTCAACGCTTCGGCGGCGTGGGTGGTGCAGTTCTACAGCTCGTCCTGCGGACACTGCATCGCCTTCGCCCCCACCTGGCGGGCGCTGGCGGGGGACGTCAGAGGTGAGGGCGGGGGGGAGCGGCCCCCGGGCCGGGGCGCGGAGCGGGGCTGAGAGACACCGGGGGCGCCCACGGGCCGCTGTGCCACCCGGGGGGCACCCACGGGCTCGATGGGGCCCCCCGGGGCTCGCTCCAGCACCCATGAGATGGGCACCCGCTGCCCGCCGTGTCACCCCTGAGCTCCTTCTGTGGCCCCTGAGCTGGGCACCCACTGGCCACCGTGCCCCCTGTGTGGCTTTGTACCCACTGGCTGCTGTGTCACCAGTCTGGGCTCATTGTGTCACTCCTGGGCTCACTCTGTGGCGCCTGAGCTGGGCACCTACTGGCCACCGTGTCACCTGTGTGGGCTTGAACCCGCTGGCTGCTGTGTCACCAGTCTGGGATCACTGTGTCACCCCTGGGCTCCTTCTGTAGCCCATGAGCTGGGCACCCACTGGCttgctgtgtcatctgtgtggcTTTGAACCCACTGGCTCACTGTGTCACCCGTGTGGGCTCACTGTGTCACCCCTGGGCTCCTGTGGCCCATGAGATGGGCACCCACTGACttgctgtgtc
Coding sequences within it:
- the LOC138729418 gene encoding centrosome-associated protein 350-like; this encodes MHSLEQSALKMERDCSPVDTKTVGERKPLGGRVSLPAEYQEPLHDHQILNLLPPPVNLPHEETCVGEDSGESSGQASSNSQWSEVGQHYGGSSTFCCFSLAMAEQCLRGEELRARHQAALLELRKKALQEKARAELAWLSHQKRCLESLQDSEGASAMAAKQCKILTELKQEQAEIQHLQNIYRAAHQERKLLLKQQRDILRMQHSTAQLKEKLHNMTGNQEVKSFDVLFTHNATTEEAIMLNAVRLTSSPKLYHSSSSAEPAAHPERSDLSGSRVSCVQLKNKQRDKYEEGFSPEHKTLAQYQKEAEESPGLEQSLGGQGPDASETVAKKVCCAASQTTSSVIMMKDCKNPELNAQGALLSPLEQANSTRMHEPVSTTITREGRKRAFWESVLEEKAFISNPETDPKDNEDINSCDSRFTGKGLEMLSTLCNLCLSHAENTPQGTVKEGEVPVPYKTHQVDDSWCLKQLDRISHEASEELNLKTFSEGLASTELSPKSNNFSPRCRSTTSDSLLPEFQKVSALWIDISESSISDSVLQLKNEEDTDVSIPEEFVCDNGDAPRDVSKETLIAIGTGKEMLPSGKPNEHEVSKDDSSETSPLSQKCPGAVSDHSCTDNFLSFIPSDKANAFKMKSADYSQSDSPAKRRDEPHLDASGNYSRNKTCSEDITKQGGVASSSCSDDIYSLKNYEQQNLSSTTSRVEKDDRVNSLFVDQNTNIMGFPLTGSLKHLDLATDQLRNTVSFPASKETTENKLLACFFSGNLPISGGKNHHAQLLNERLASSIPVPGISEAIHTEPNSLDSLQRVATGNQSNSPTERQAMEEERREQFSSVPSKKQLFQAENGTSRGEDDTLISDEGLPPADEDTLLEILSPVDEVLSYGSADLPSSNKKDLSFPSEDLPPPPLGADAMKNDDSTFSTDDFPSPPEQMIVSETRQHMDEDTSLKMDVLPPLLHGNVPEGFPLLNRETTDTFSTLDSSCSEQSLVKGIPSAKEGLLEYQQGEHETPLQHLESLPVLSPISPSQASKSPDFTVEHCKPSLTLPKAEEDSDDPLLSFKIGDRVLVKQTQPGTLMFKGQTCFDSGHWAGVALDKAEGDHAGTYKGVKYFECAQHCGIFVRPDEISHLLEANENGSIYTGDEDSDTYDDESFKGDCKYSEYDNQGGGLPEQKAEDPKSTGGSEVKENQSRLHVALLSGKGEKHPRSDQYKCNEFLCRNNFRCLESDKGKTELTQLEQRMLADVLPVKNETGNTGEINTSKNICCLVGDQKRNKLADDIANEIGKNLPFETLTAFSAAAQHKYKNAFEKDTMNYGKGLRQDNNQKMFLLKENPIALLFEQSAKISDVLLSNSNILSIHGCHTAAERIVTKFVDDTVKEYMKIKRKHGSKPDKIFHSSSETSPATLPFLIKILDAGIFGSSEDFEQPISDQHMLVKQQTPKQYLYKLDQWHSAPWKKTVEVPLVIPHCSSYVKKLSACVVEQLWTPANIYSNFKRISVPKHLECNNLLGNDLETESKRMYDQVIFDLTHELLRAEYRANANTFPWMKENLGSYCSRHLCRGTDVSEVKKFVQGEITKTMNLEKNDLEMKRKFLNMTKYGNYKRDRVDLVLIQELRKEESRWTCYDDDELTVKMRMTEDIFDSLIHDTIGILNKIYLRKAHD